Proteins found in one Muntiacus reevesi chromosome 2, mMunRee1.1, whole genome shotgun sequence genomic segment:
- the SHCBP1 gene encoding SHC SH2 domain-binding protein 1: protein MADGLLAGGGLGLDAMAPEPELPGWAAVEELERLEKGLFENEDSCSDCSDHVKPGSSLQSFVPEGKTHFPEMFQTSQLLFYERFRAYQDYILADCKASEVKEFTAEFLEKVLEPSGWRAVWHTNVFEVLVEVTDVDFAALKAVVRLADPYLCESHVSTFTLECMKELLDLKEYRLPLQELWVVFDDSGLFDQTALAIEHVRFFYQNIWRSWDEEEEDEYDYFVRCVEPRLRLHYDILEDRVPSGLIVDYQNLLTQCEESYRKFLNLRSSLSNCNSDSEQENISMVEGLKLYSEIEQLKQKLKLIENPLLRYVFGYQKNSNIQAKGIRPNGQKVTHVVSSIMMTGLLQSLLRDRLCPEPCKEEIEIKFHSDPLSAINACYEGDTVIVCPGHYVVHGAFSIADSIELEGYGLPDDIVIEKRGKGDTFVDCTGADIKISSIKFVQHDAVEGILIIHRGKTTLENCVLQCETTGVTVRTSAEFLMKNSDLYGAKGAGIEIYPGSKCTLTDNGIHHCKEGILIKDFLDEHYDIPKISMVNNVIHNNEGYGVVLVKPTIFSDLQEDAQDETEENKALKVQTSGEADVAERVDLEELIQCATGKMELYARADLSEQVEGNCEIVNELVAASTQKGQMKKKRLSELGITQADDNLMSQEMFVSIVGNQFKWNGKGSFGTFLF, encoded by the exons ATGGCTGACGGATTGCTGGCGGGTGGTGGGCTGGGGTTGGACGCGATGGCGCCGGAGCCCGAGCTTCCTGGCTGGGCGGCCGTGGAAGAGCTGGAGCGCCTGGAGAAAG GTTTGTTTGAAAATGAAGATTCATGCAGTGATTGTAGTGATCATGTTAAACCAGGTAGTAGTTTACAAAGTTTTGTGCCAGAAGGAAAAACTCACTTCCCAGAAATGTTCCAGACAAGTCAACTTTTGTTCTATGAGCGATTCAGAGCTTATCAAGATTATATTTTAG CTGACTGCAAGGCCTCTGAGGTAAAAGAATTCACTGCTGAGTTCTTAGAGAAGGTCCTTGAACCATCTGGATGGCGGGCAGTCTGGCACACTAATGTGTTTGAGGTGCTAGTTGAG gTCACAGACGTAGACTTTGCAGCTTTGAAGGCAGTGGTGAGGCTTGCCGATCCGTACCTCTGTGAATCGCACGTGAGCACTTTTACTTTGGAGTGTATGAAAGAGCTCCTTGATCTGAAGGAATACCGGTTGCCCCTGCAGGAGCTGTGGGTGGTGTTTGATGATTCTGGATTATTTGACCAGACAGCACTTGCAATTGAGCATGTCAG GTTTTTCTATCAGAACATTTGGAGGAGTTGGGATGAAGAAGAGGAGGATGAGTATGATTATTTTGTCAGATGTGTTGAACCTCGATTGAGATT GCATTATGACATTCTTGAAGACCGAGTTCCTTCAGGACTTATTGTTGACTACCAAAATCTGTTGACTCAATGTGAGGAGAGTTACAGGAAATTTTTAAATCTGAGAAGCAGTTTGTCAAATTGTAACTCTGATTCTGAGCAGGAAAACATCTCTATGGTGGAAGGGTTAAAGTTGTATTCAGAGATCGAACAGCTGAAACAAAAGCTAAAACTCATTGAGAATCCTTTGTTGAG ATATGTATTTGGTTATCAGAAGAATTCTAATATACAAGCAAAAGGCATCCGTCCAAATGGCCAGAAGGTCACCCATGTGGTCTCCTCCATCATGATgactggtctgctgcagtccctgCTCAGGGATAGGCTTTGCCCAGAGCCTtgtaaggaagaaatagaaattaag tTCCATAGTGATCCGTTGTCTGCTATAAATGCCTGCTATGAGGGTGACACTGTTATTGTTTGTCCTGGCCATTATGTGGTACATGGTGCATTCTCCATTGCTGACTCCATTGAGTTGGAAG GATATGGTCTACCAGATGATATTGTAATAGAAAAGAGGGGCAAAGGAGACACTTTTGTGGACTGTACGGGTGCGGATATTAAAATCTCAAGCATAAAATTTGTTCAGCATGATGCCGTAGAAGGAATCTTGA TCATTCACCGTGGCAAGACTACATTGGAAAACTGTGTACTGCAGTGTGAGACTACAGGAGTCACAGTACGAACATCAGCAGAATTTTTAATGAAGAACTCAGATTTATATGGCGCCAAG GGTGCTGGTATAGAAATATACCCCGGGAGTAAATGCACTCTGACTGATAACGGGATCCATCACTGCAAGGAAGGAATCCTCATTAAG GACTTCTTAGATGAACATTATGACATTCCCAAAATATCCATGGTGAATAATGTCATACATAATAATGAAGGTTATGGTGTTGTCTTGGTGAAACCTACAATTTTCTCTGATCTGCAAGAAGATGCCCAAGATGAAACTGAAG aaaataaagcaCTTAAAGTTCAGACAAGTGGAGAGGCAGATGTAGCTGAAAGAGTGGATCTAGAAGAGCTGATTCAGTGTGCAACTGGTAAAATGGAGCTTTATGCGAGAGCTGACCTTTCTGAGCAAGTTGAAGGCAATTGTGAAATTGTAAATGAACTAGTTGCTGCCTCCACACAAAAAGGCCAGATGAAGAAGAAAAGGTTGAGTGAACTGGGGATCACTCAAGCTGATGACAACTTAATGTCACAGGAGATGTTTGTTTCAATTGTGGGGAACCAGTTCAAGTGGAATGGGAAAGGGAGTTTTGGCACATTTCTTTTTTGA